The region AAGAAATCCTTAGGAGGAATACCTTCTTTTAGCGTATTTAACATAACTGGTTCTTCTGATACTGGCAAATCATTGTTAGTTGAGCAATTTGCAGTTAAGCAAGCTGAAAATGGAAGAAATGTAATATTTGTAACAGCAGAAACTCCTGCTGCATTTGTTGCAGTTTCTCTTAGTGAAAGAACAAGGGCTATGGGGATTGAATTTTCAGAAATTGAGAATAATATAATATTAATTGATGCTGCTTCTTATAGTTTATTACGTGAAAATATTCCTAATCTTTTGGCAACTCTTGAATATGTAATAAAAAAATATAGCGCTACCATTACAATAATTGATTCGGTAACTGGTTTTTATGAAAATAAAGAAATGTTGGCAAGAACAGTTATAAGAAGAATTTACAATTTTCTAAAAAAACATCGTCAAACTGCTCTCTTAGTTTCTCAAAAAAGATCCGGTCATGAAGATTTAACTTCTGAAGCTGCAGGAGGTTATGCAGTTGGACATATCGTAGATGGAACAATGGTTCTAGCGAAAGAATTGATAATGTCACAATATGCGGCAAAAATATATGAAAAACCTATTGGAGAGGTAGTTAGATTGTTTAGAATAGATGGTTGCAGACTTTGTGCTCATGATACCAAAACTCACTTTCTTGAAATCACAGATACAGGTATTTTAAAAATTGGAAAAACCTTAACATCAAATGAATAAAGGGAGGATATTATTCCTCCCTTTTATTATTTTTCAGATTTCACATCTTAAATTTAGGATAATATTATTCCCACTTCAAAACTACGATGCCATGGAAAAAATACCTTCATTTCCCAATTTTTACGTAAAGCTTTTTCTACTGCATTTTTGTAAGGTAACAATTTTGAACAAGTATATTCTTCTGCCCACTTTTCTGCAGGCATAAGCGTCCAAACATTGCATCCTTTAGTTACGCAATCTTTTCGTAACTGTTGCCTAATGTCAGCTTGGTATCCCCAATGTTCTATAAAAAAGATAGCTTGTAATTTTAAAAGTTCTTCCATATCTAATTTTAGATACCCTTTTTCACCAAAATATTGAATAATTGAATGTATAATTACTGTTCCAAGGGTATTACTCACTGTATTCCATCCTGCATAATTCATTCTTTTCCAATCTAAGGATTCTTTTAATAGTTTTTCTACTAATCTCTTATCCGCTCCATTTCCATACCTTATATCTGCAATTCCTACAATTCTATTTTCTTTCAAAATTTGCATTAAAATCTTTTCATACTCTTCTTCATTAACTTTTACTTCATCCTGATAAATAACTTCGTATTTGCTATAATCGATTGTGTTATTAAGTAGAAGCAGTATTTCACCATTTGATTTAATTTGTGCACCTGCAGCTTTAATATGATTTTCCACACTTTCTTTTAAAGGATAACCTTCATATGGAGGAATTAAATTTATTGATTCTGGATGTACATAAAATAATTCAAAAGAAGGAGCGTATTGAAATTTTGAGCACAAAAATCTACTTAAAAGGGTAAGAGAAGTTTCATCTGCTCCAGGATGAACTGAAATTTTTTCTTCTAAGCCTAATTTTTTTACAAAATTCCTATGCTGCTGCGCTTCATATACAGAAAGGCTACCAGCAGAATTATCATCCAAGGTTAAATTTAAAAAGTCTATTATCTCTTCATTCACCAGTTCTATGACTTCTCGTATAATATTATAATTTCTTTCCCTTCGCCAAAAGAAATCTTCAATCATCCACTTAGGGATATGTTGATATCTTTCTTCATTTTCACTTAAAAACTCAGGAAGAATATCTTTATAAGATAAATTCTCTATATTATTTGATTCTAAATATCTAGCAAATTCTTTCGACATATCGCTTAATGTTTCACCATAATATTCCCAATAATCGGGTTCTTCATCTGCAGAATTATATATTGGAATCCTTGTTACTGTAGTTGAAAGATATATTTCTACTTTCCTAT is a window of Defluviitoga tunisiensis DNA encoding:
- a CDS encoding KaiC domain-containing protein gives rise to the protein MDELEFEKPKVVFEGISQISDALKEAPKIEGLATGVEGLDDLFFTTEIINKKVVKKSLGGIPSFSVFNITGSSDTGKSLLVEQFAVKQAENGRNVIFVTAETPAAFVAVSLSERTRAMGIEFSEIENNIILIDAASYSLLRENIPNLLATLEYVIKKYSATITIIDSVTGFYENKEMLARTVIRRIYNFLKKHRQTALLVSQKRSGHEDLTSEAAGGYAVGHIVDGTMVLAKELIMSQYAAKIYEKPIGEVVRLFRIDGCRLCAHDTKTHFLEITDTGILKIGKTLTSNE
- a CDS encoding DUF4127 family protein, with the protein product MRIVYLPLDERFCTREYFLMFTKIAGLDILTPPRELLGSKKVPADTDALENWLLENVKTGDSLIISLDTLIHGGLIPSRINLIRSETIRDRLKIFSILKDRKVEIYLSTTVTRIPIYNSADEEPDYWEYYGETLSDMSKEFARYLESNNIENLSYKDILPEFLSENEERYQHIPKWMIEDFFWRRERNYNIIREVIELVNEEIIDFLNLTLDDNSAGSLSVYEAQQHRNFVKKLGLEEKISVHPGADETSLTLLSRFLCSKFQYAPSFELFYVHPESINLIPPYEGYPLKESVENHIKAAGAQIKSNGEILLLLNNTIDYSKYEVIYQDEVKVNEEEYEKILMQILKENRIVGIADIRYGNGADKRLVEKLLKESLDWKRMNYAGWNTVSNTLGTVIIHSIIQYFGEKGYLKLDMEELLKLQAIFFIEHWGYQADIRQQLRKDCVTKGCNVWTLMPAEKWAEEYTCSKLLPYKNAVEKALRKNWEMKVFFPWHRSFEVGIILS